The Fervidobacterium sp. sequence GTGATATAATATCGTAGAAACCTGTATTTATCATACTCTTGATTTTGACACATCAAAAGTGCTATTATATAAGTGTATTTTCACCACTTTAAAAGGAGGGGGATTACATGAACAAAAAGGTACTTGTTAATGCGGTAGCGGAAAAAACGCAACTCAAGAAAAAAGATGTAAAAGCTGTTGTAGACACTCTCTTTGAAGTTATAGCGGAAGCTCTTGAAAAAGGCGAAAAAGTTCAACTTGTTGATTTCGGAACATTCGAAGTTAAGAAAATGGAAGGAAGAACAGGTGTAAATCCAAGAACGAAAGCAAAGATTAACATTCCATCGAGAAAGGTACCGAAATTCAAACCTGGAAAAGTTTTGAAGACAAGAGTCAACAAATAATCAAGGTACAAAGTCATTGAAAAAATTTGTTCAAAAAAACCGGGGATTTGAAATCCCCGGTTGTTTTTTATAATTTTAGTACTGTGTATTTTCCTCTTGAATCATCTCCTCCAGACATCTGTATATATTTTCATCAAACTTTCCTTTTTCTACATCCGATTTTATCAAGCTAAGTACATCAGAAACATCCCACGCCTCTTTGTAAGTCCTTTTCGAAGAAAGCGCATCAAAGACATCAGCAACACCGATTATTCTACCAAATAAGGAAATTTCTCCATTTTTCTTTCCATATGGATAACCACTTCCATCAAGCCTTTCGTGATGCTCTAAGGCTCCACTTATTATATCCTCGTCTACGTACTTAATTTCTGAAAGTATCTCTGCACCGTATACTGTGTGATTTTTTATAACTTGGTACTCTTCATTCGTTAGTTTTCCAGGCTTAAGAAGAATACTGTCAGGTATCCCTATTTTTCCGACATCGTGAAGTATAGCGGAAAATTCCAATTTTTCAAGCATCTGTTGATTAAGTTTCATTCTTCTTCCAATTTCTACTGAATACATGGCAACATTTTTTGAATGTTGATGTGTATATTTGTCTCTCTTATCTATAGCAATAGCAATTGCAAGTAAAAGTTTTTTGAAGTTCTCAGAAAATTTCTCATACTTCCATGTACTCAGTAATTTTCTACCAATCAACTTTGCGAATTGATCAACAATCTCAGCATCTTGTTGTACAAAACCTTCATCTTTGTTGAGCACTTCTATAACACCTATCTTTTGTTCTTCAACCCATATTGGTGCACCAACTATATTTCTTGTTTTGAACTTTGCTGCCTTATCAACTCCTTTGAAGTGGGCGGGATTGTTTTCTAAATCGTTGAAAATTAGAGCTTTGCCTTCTTGGAAGATCTTTCCTGCTATAGAATCCATGGGAACAGGTATGCTTTCTATCTTACCACTCGCCTTCCCAACTGTCACAAGAAAACGCAGATGGTCTTGTTCGTACATGAGTATGGAAGCTGCTTCTGCGTTAATGATAGT is a genomic window containing:
- a CDS encoding HU family DNA-binding protein — its product is MNKKVLVNAVAEKTQLKKKDVKAVVDTLFEVIAEALEKGEKVQLVDFGTFEVKKMEGRTGVNPRTKAKINIPSRKVPKFKPGKVLKTRVNK
- a CDS encoding HD domain-containing protein is translated as MEKDYVESPTWLSGYEFKGKLYGRKTKISVSIQDKVFYVLGGYSTWLLEKMNKLLNLGINVNPANFRDQVVYIAAKLNNNLRLNELLKDIQNEICTIINAEAASILMYEQDHLRFLVTVGKASGKIESIPVPMDSIAGKIFQEGKALIFNDLENNPAHFKGVDKAAKFKTRNIVGAPIWVEEQKIGVIEVLNKDEGFVQQDAEIVDQFAKLIGRKLLSTWKYEKFSENFKKLLLAIAIAIDKRDKYTHQHSKNVAMYSVEIGRRMKLNQQMLEKLEFSAILHDVGKIGIPDSILLKPGKLTNEEYQVIKNHTVYGAEILSEIKYVDEDIISGALEHHERLDGSGYPYGKKNGEISLFGRIIGVADVFDALSSKRTYKEAWDVSDVLSLIKSDVEKGKFDENIYRCLEEMIQEENTQY